The following coding sequences lie in one Pungitius pungitius chromosome 18, fPunPun2.1, whole genome shotgun sequence genomic window:
- the LOC134107233 gene encoding NACHT, LRR and PYD domains-containing protein 3-like has product MFLHREDQESSEVPTGQSAQQHQTHLDSIFMLLEENILTFVKNELKKIQKIMSSEYPEFLESRREDKEVLDEEQRRSREAFGKISVHFLRRMKQEELAERLKSTVCQRELKSNLKTKFQCVFEGIAKAGDPTLLNEIYTELYITEGGTAEVNQEHEVSQIETAFWKPARPETTIRQEDLFKASAGGEEPIRTVMTKGVAGIGKTVLTQKFTLDWAEDKHNRAIQFTFPFTFRELNVLREKKFSLVGLVHHFFSETRAAGICRFEEFQVVFIFDGLDECRLPLDFHNNEILTDVTESASVDVLLTNLITGKLLPSARLWITTRPTAANQIPPEFVGMVTEVRGFTDPQKEEYFRKRFSDEEQACRIISHIKTSQSLHIICDIPIFCWITARVLEEVLKTREGGMLPKTLTEMYIHILVVQSKVKTVKYDGGAETDPYWSPESRKMIQSLGKLAFDQLQKGDLIFYESDLTECGIDFTAASVYSGVFTQIFREESGLYQDKMFCFIHLSVQEFLAALHVHLTFISSGVNLLSGKKKSSLLVFRNKPKAKHLYQSAVDMALQSPNGHLDLFLRFLLGLSLETNQTLLRGLLTLTGSRSQTNQKTVQYIKEKISENVSPEKSINLFHCLNELNDGSLVEEIQQSLCSGRLVSDKLSPAQWSALVFILLSSEEHLEVFDLKKYSASEEAFLRLLPVVKASNKALLSGCNLSERSCEALSSVLSSQSSSLRDLDLSDNNLQDSGVKLLCVGLKSPHCELETLSLSGCLITEEGFAAVASALISNPSHLRELDLSYNHPGDSGATLLSAVLKDPHWRLETLRVEPAGVQWLRPGLRKYSFYRVSFDRLIHLHTFSTTFAEPLFPGFWFWPGASLNPPFHPLVPKSVEGGEGDVELGAVVSGSSSLLNWRQTVLTPSSAPLKSPSPAPPSS; this is encoded by the exons atgttcctccacagagaggaccaggagagctcagaggttcccacaggtcagtctgcccaacagcatcaaacacacctggactccatcttcatg ctgctggaggagaacatcctcacctttgtgaagaacgagctgaagaagatccagaagatTATGAGTTCTGAATACCCAGAATTCTTAGAGAGTCGTAGGGAGGATAaggaggtgctggatgaagagcagaggaggagcagagaggcatttggGAAGATCTCggtgcacttcctgaggagaatgaagcaggaggagctggctgagcgTCTAAAGAGCA cagtttgtcagcgtgaactcaaatccaacctgaagacgaagttccagtgtgtgtttgagggcatcgctaaagcaggagacccaacccttctgaatgagatctacacagagctctacatcacagagggagggactgcagaggtcaatcaagaacatgaggtcagccAGATTGAAACAGCATTCTGGAAACCAGcgagaccagaaacaaccatcagacaagaagacctcttcaaagcctcagctggaggagaggaaccaatcagaacagtgatgactaagggagtggctggcattggtaaaacagtcttaacacagaagttcactctggactgggctgaagacaaacacaacCGGGCCATACAGtttacatttccattcaccttcagagagctgaatgtgctgagagagaagaagttcagcttggtgggacttgttcatcacttcttcagtgaaaccagggcagcaggaatctgcaggtttgaagagttccaggttgtgttcatctttgacggtctggatgagtgtcgacttcctctggatttccacaacaatgagatcctgactgatgtcacagagtcggcctcagtggatgtgctcctcacaaacctcatcactgggaagctgcttccctctgctcgactctggataaccacacgacctacagcagccaatcagatccctcctgagtttgttggcatggtgacagaggtcagagggttcactgacccccagaaggaggagtacttcaggaagaggttcagtgaCGAGGAGCAGGCctgcaggatcatctctcacatcaagacctcacaaagcctccacatcataTGCGACATCCCaatcttctgctggatcactgctagaGTTCTGGAGGAGGTtttgaagaccagagagggaggaatgcTGCCTAaaaccctgactgagatgtacatccatatcctggtggttcagtccaaagtgaagacggttaagtacgatggaggagctgagacggatccatactggagtccagagagcaggaagatgattcagtctctgggaaaactggcctttgatcagctgcagaaaggcgacctgatcttctatgaatccgacctgacagagtgtggcatcgatttcacagcagcctcagtgtactcaggagtgttcactcagatctttagagaggagagcggactgtaccaggacaagaTGTTCTGCTTCATCCATTTGAGTGTTCAGGaatttctggctgctcttcatgtccatctgaccttcattAGCTCAGGTGTCAACCTGttgtcaggaaaaaaaaaatcctccttgttggtCTTTAGAAACAAACCTAAAGCAAAACatctctaccagagtgctgtggacaTGGCCTTACAGAGTCccaatggacacctggacttgttcctccgcttccttctgggtctttccctggagaccaatcagactctcctacgaggtctgctgacactGACAGGAAGTCgctcacagaccaatcagaaAACAGTGCaatacatcaaggagaagatcagtgagaatgtgtctccagagaaaagcatcaatctgttccactgtctgaatgaactgaatgatggctctctagtggaggagatccaacagtCCCTTTGTTCAGGACGTCTCGTTTcagataaactgtctcctgctcagtggtcagctctggtcttcatcttactgtcatcagaagaacatctggaggtgtttgacctgaagaaatactctgcttcagaggaggctttTCTGAgactgctgccagtggtcaaagcctccaacaaagctct ACtgagtggctgtaacctctcagagagaagctgtgaagctctgtcttcagtcctcagctcccagtcctctagtctgagagatctGGATCTGAGTGACAacaacctgcaggattcaggagtgaagcttctGTGTGtcggactgaagagtccacactgtgaactggagactctcag cctgtcaggctgtctgatcacagaggaaggattTGCTGCTGTGGCCTCAGCTCTGATCTCCAACCcttcccacctgagagagctggacctgagctacaatcatccaggagactcaggagcAACGCTGCTTTCTGCTGTACTgaaggatccacactggagactggagactctcag ggtggagcctgctggagtccaatGGTTGAGACCAGGTCTGAGaaagt actccttctacagagtctcctttGACagactgatccacctccacaccttcagcaccacattcgcTGAGCCTCTTTTCCCTGGGTTCTGGTTCTGGCCTGGTGCCTCACT GAACCCACCTTTCCATCCTCTGGTCCCAAAGTCGGTTGAAGGGGGCGAAGGCGACGTGGAGCTCGGAGCTGTTGTCTCGGGGTCTTCCAGCTTGCTCAACTGGAGGCAGACTGTCCTGACTCCGTCCTCGGCACCCTTGAAGTCCCCATCTCCTGCCCCTCCTTCAAGCTAG
- the drg1 gene encoding developmentally-regulated GTP-binding protein 1 — protein MSILAKIAEIESEMARTQRNKATAHHLGLLKARLAKLRRELITPKGGAGAATGEGFDVAKTGDARIGFVGFPSVGKSTLLSNLAGVYSEVAAYEFTTLTTVPGVIRYKGAKIQLLDLPGIIEGAKDGKGRGRQVIAVARTCNLILIVLDVLKPLGHKKLIEHELEGFGIRLNKQPPNIGFKRKDKGGINFTATCAQSELDGETVKSILAEYKIHNADITLRSDSTADDLIDVVEGNRVYVPCIYVLNKIDQISIEELDIIYKVPHCVPISAHHRWNFDDLLERMWDYLRLVRIYTKPKGQLPDYTSPVVLPDGHTAVEDFCLKIHKNLLKELKYALVWGSSVKHNPQKVGKDHVMDDEDVIQLVKK, from the exons ATGAGTATACTTGCCAAGATAGCAGAGATCGAGAGTGAG ATGGCCAGGACGCAGAGGAACAAGGCCACAGCTCACCACTTGGGTCTGCTCAAAGCTCGTCTGGCCAAACTTAGGAGGGAACTCATCACACCAAAAGGAGGTGCTGGTGCGGCAACAGGAGAAG gtTTTGATGTTGCAAAAACTGGTGATGCTCGAATCGGCTTTGTCGGTTTTCCTTCAGTGGGAAAGTCGACCCTGCTAAGTAACCTTGCAGGTGTTTACTCTGAGGTTGCTGCCTACGAGTTCACCACTCTTACGACGGTACCCGGAGTTATTCGCTACAAAGGGGCAAAGATTCAG CTTTTGGATCTCCCTGGAATTATTGAGGGTGCAAAGGATGGCAAGGGCAGAGGCAGACAGGTCATTGCAG TGGCTCGAACATGCAACCTAATCCTGATAGTGCTCGATGTGTTGAAGCCGCTTGGTCACAAGAAGCTAATTGAACATGAGCTAGAGGGCTTTGGGATCCGACTTAACAAGCAGCCACCCAACATTGGCTTTAAGAGGAAGGACAAAGGAGGCATCAACTTCACAGCTACA TGTGCACAGTCCGAGCTGGATGGTGAAACTGTTAAGAGTATTCTGGCAGAGTACAAGATCCACAACGCCGACATCACTCTGCGCAGTGACTCCACAGCCGATGACCTCATTGATGTGGTGGAGGGAAATCG GGTCTACGTCCCGTGCATTTATGTGCTCAACAAGATTGATCAGATCTCCATTGAGGAGCTTGACATCATCTACAAGGTGCCCCACTGCGTACCCATCTCAGCCCACCACCGCTGGAACTTTGACGACCTGCTGGAGCGGATGTGGGACTACCTGAGGCTTGTTCGCAT CTACACCAAACCCAAAGGTCAGCTTCCCGATTACACTTCTCCCGTTGTACTGCCCGACGGACACACTGCTGTCGAGGATTTCTGCTTGAAGATTCATAAAAACCTCCTCAAAGAACTGAAGTA TGCACTAGTGTGGGGATCATCAGTGAAACACAACCCTCAGAAGGTGGGCAAGGACCATGTGATGGACGATGAAGATGTTATCCAGCTGGTGAAAAAGTAA